The Methanobacterium alcaliphilum genomic interval GGAGGAATAATCTGTAACAGCCGAAACGTTGACGGTGAAAGAGAACTTCTGGAAGAATTTTGCAAAAAAATAGGAACTCAAATGATTCACTTCGTTCCACGGGACAACATAGTACAGAAAGCAGAATTCAATAAAAAAACAGTGGTAGACTTTGAAGCAGACTGTGACCAGGCCCATGAATACGAAGCACTTGCAGGTAAAATCATCAGCAACGAAAAATTTGTTATACCAAAACCAATGTCAATGGACGAACTTGAAGAAATGGTTCTTCAGTATGGTTTAATGGATTGATATCAATAGTTTGTGAAAGATGGAGTTAGGAGAATAAAAAATGCAGATGGTTAGAGCTATAATAAGGCCCGAAATGGCAAAAAAAACCGTTGACGATCTTGATGCTGCCGGTTACGTTGCCCTTACCAAACTTGACGTTATAGGAAGAGGTAAACAAAAGGGAATTCAGCTTGAAAATATTTACTATGATGAAATACCCAAAACCATGCTGATGTTGGTTGCTGAAGATGAATCCATTGATCAAATTGTGGATATAATAAACGAAGCTGCTTATACTGGAAATTTTGGTGATGGAAAAATATTCATCAGCCCAGTAGAAGAAATATATACAGTTAGAACTCGAAGCAAAGGACTTTAATGGCCGAGGTGTTAAATTGAAAGAAATTATTGCCATTATACGCCCTAATAAAATGGCTAAAACAAAGGAAGTTTTGGATTCACTGGGTTTCCCTGCCATGACTGCTAATCGAGTAATTGGCCGAGGAAACCAAAAAGCAATAATAAATGAAGTGAATTTCAGTGTAGACACAACGGGAATCGACTCTTCAGATGAAAAATGTCTTAGATACATACCTAAGAGAATGATAACCCTGATTGTGATGGACGAAGACGTATCACTGGTTGTAGAATCAATAATGAAAGTTAACTGCACAGGACAAATAGGAGATGGTAAAATTTTTGTTTGTCCAATAAACGATGCTGTCAGAGTACGAACCAAAGAAAGTGGAGTTGACGCGGTTTTATAATTGCGCATTTCATTTAATTTGATAGGAGATGTAATAAATGCCTTTTAAACTTTTTGAGGTTTCAAAAGAAATCCCTGAGAGGAAAGAGCACACCTATGTGAAACACTGCAACGATCCAGAAGATTGTCTCCCTACTTGTAACTCAAAAACCATCCCCGGATCCATGACAGAACGTGGATGTGCTTTTGCTGGGGCAAAAGGAGTTATAACTGGAGCTTTAAAAGACGTTGCACATATTGTGCACTCACCAGTAGGTTGTACCGTGTACGGTTATGGTACTAAAAGATATCCTACCACCACCACCCTGCCAGATGGCAGTGAATTTCCCATAAAAGATTTCAATATTAAATATATCATAGGAACAGATTTACAGGAGTCAGATGTAGTATTTGGTGGAATTAAAAAATTAAGACAAGCCATTAGAGATACCAATAAAGAGTTTCCATTTGTTAGCGCCATATACCTCTATGCCACATGTACCACTGGTTTAATTGGGGATGACATGGATGGTTTGGCCAAAGAAATGGAAGAAGAAATAGGTAAACCCATAATTGCATTTAATGCACCAGGATTTGCTGGGCCAACCCAATCAAAAGGACATACAATAGGAAATAATGTACTTTTCAGCCAATTAGTGGGAAAATTTGAACCTCCCCAAACCACTCCCTATGACATAAACCTCATTGGAGAATACAATATTGACGGAGATCTCTGGTTACTTAAAGACTACTTTAAAGAAATTGGAATAAATGTTTTAAGTACATTTACCGGAGACAGTAGCCATTACGAAATTTCCTGGATGCACCGGGCAAAATTAAGTGTAGTGAGATGTCAAAGATCATCAACATATATTGCTAAAATGATCGAGGAAAAATATGGAGTCCCCTATATAAAAACAGATTTCTTCAGTACCAATTACTGTGCTGAAAACCTGAAAACTGTGGCTAAATTCTTCGGACTTGAAGAAAAAGCAGATAAATTAATTACTGAGAGAATGGGCAAAATTAAACCAGAATTAGACTTTTACAAAGAAAAGTTAACTGGAAAGAAAGTATTCATCTTCTCTGGAGGACCTAAAAGTTATCATATATCCATACCTATTGAAAAAGAATTAGGAATGGAAACTACTGGTGTATCTTCCATGTTTGAACACGAAGATGGATTCCAGAAAATGAAAGACCGGGTTAAAGAAGGAGCACTTGTAATAGACGATCCGAACACATTAGAGTTAGAAGAATTAGTAGAAGATTATGATATAGATTTGATCCTTGGAGGAGTTAAAGAAAAATATTTGGTACATAAACTTGGAATACCTTCCCTTTTAATCCATTCCTACGAAAATGGACCATACATCGGATTTGAAGGATTCTTAAACCTTGCAAGAGATATGTACTCTTCCATTTACAGTCCTGTGTGGAACCTGCTAGAATTCCAGGAAACTGAAGAACCCGATATCATTGACCCTGCAGAAGAACTCGAGGAGGCGAAATAATGAGCTGCATTAACATTATTGAAAAAGAAAGAAGTGCCATTATCAACCCCATGAAAACTTGTCAGCCATTGGGCGCCATGTATGCAGTTACTGGAATTAACAGAGCTGTTCCTCTAGTCCATGGATCACAAGGATGTTCTTCATTTGTAAGATATTCTCTATCACGTCATTTCAGAGAACCCTCTGAAATCGCAGTTACATCCCTTCACGAAGATGCTGCAGTTTTTGGAGGCAGAAGAAACTTAGTAGAAGGTATTCAAAACGTTGCCATTCGATTGAAACCTTCACTTATTGGAGTTATAACCACCTGTTCCAGTGAAATTATTGGTGACGATATAATTGGATTTATAGGTACTGCTAAAAAAGAATTAAATGAAAAACTAGGCCAAGATAAAGCTGAAAAGATAAAAATTGTCCCAATAAGCACCCCTAGTTTCGTAGAAACCCAACTTAAAGGTTACGATAATGCCATAAAAGCCCTAGCAGATCATGTGGCCGAACCGGGTGAACCAAATGAAAAAGTGAATATTATACCCGGTATGGTTAATCCCGGAGACGTGCGTGAAATCAAACACATACTTAATCTCATGGACACTGAAGGAATAATATTAACTGATATTTCAGATCCATTTGATTCACCACTTCGACCCTCTGCCACACAGTATAAACCATATTATCCTAAAGGAGGGACCACTGTAGAAGAGATTACTGATTCTGCCAACAGTTTAGGTACTATATCCCTGTGTAAATATGCCGGATCTGGTGCTTTATCTCTTGAAAAAAAATACAATGTCCCTGTAGAACTCGGCCCAATACCCATAGGAATTCAAAATACTGACCAGCTACTTAGAAATTTAAAAAAGATCACAGGAACCGATATTCCAGACAGCATACTGGATGAGAGAGGGTTGCTTATAGACTCCATGGCCGATCTTTCTGGAAGGTATTTACATGGTAGGACTGTAGGTATTTATGGTGATCCCGAAATTACTGCAGGAATGGCCAGATTTGTTGGAGAATTAGGAATGGAACCTAAAATGGTTATAACTGGATCAAAAAGCCCAGAATTCATTAAAGACATTGAAAAAGTCGGAAAAGAAACTGGTGTTGAAATTGATACCATGGTCGACCAAGATCTAAGAACAATGGAAGTATATCTTCAGGAAAATCCTGTTGATTTACTTATTGGGAGTTCAGATGCGAGGTTAATTGCTAAAGAACAGAATATTCCCCTTGTAAGAGTGGGATTCCCAGTATTTGATAGAGTAGGTTACCACAGAAAACCGATTGTAGGATACAACGGAGGACTTCATCTAATAGATCTGATAACCAACACTGTTTTGGAAAATTATTATGAAAACGAACATTGGAAGTTGCAGCAATAAAAATGTGGAAACAATATCCCTTAAATAGGGATATTACCCAATCCTTTCGAAATGTATCACTCATATCCACAAAAATTGGATTTGCAACATTTAAAATTTTTTTTATTTTTTAATTTATTAAACATCCAAATAAACCGTTTAAATCTTATAAAATCATTGAATAATGAAAATAAAATAAAATAATACTTGAATTCATAAATTAAGAGGTATTAGAATGGAACCAGTTATTGAGACATTTGAATCTCGTAAAAAACACATGTGCGTAAAAGGAGATGGGCTTTCAATTCCCGTTTGTGATAAAGCAAGCCTTCCTGGTACCGTAACCCAAAGAACATGTGTTTTTGGTGGTGCAAGGATTGTTTTAATGCCTATCACAGATTCCATACACTTAGTACATGGCCCTGTTGGTTGTGCATCATGTACATGGGATATAAGAGGAAGTAAATCATCTCGTGATGATCTCTACAAAAAAGGGTGTTCCACCGATTTAAGGGAAAAAGATATTGTATTTGGTGGTGAAAAAAAACTCTTTGAAACTGTAGTCGAACTTAAAAACCTCTATAACCCCGGAGCAATATTTGTATATGCTACTTGCGTTTCTGGAGTAATCGGAGACGACATTAAAGCAGTGTGTAAAAAGGCAGAAGAATCAACAGGATGTAGAGTTATTCCCGTGCAATCAGAGGGTTTTCAGGACCATAATAAAACCAAAGGACATTGGATAGGATGTGACGCATTATTAGATAATGTAATTGGAACTAAAGAACCTGAAGAAACCACCCCATATGATATAAACATCGTTGGAGAATTCAATGTAGCCGGAGATTTATGGGGGATAAAACCACTCTTAGAGGAAATAGGAGTTAATATCGTAGCCACCATGACTGGAGACTCATATGTAGAAGAGATAGCTCAATCCCACAGGGTGAAACTAAATATTGTCCAGTGCCAGAAATCATCTAATTACTTGGCTAAAAAAATGGAGAAAAAATACGGAATACCCTCCCTTAAAGTCAATTTCTTTGGTTTAGAACAAACCGTAGCATCACTAAGAGATATAGCTGATTTCTTTGGAGACGAAGAAATGATTGATCGTACTGAAAAAATAATTGAACGTGGGTTGGCCGAAGTGCAGGATGATATAAAAGAATATAAAAAACGATTAGATGGAAAAACTGTGGCGCTCTATGTAGGTGGAAATAAAGCTTGGTCATTAGTTAGAGCTTTTGAAGAACTAGGAATGGACGTTATGATGTCCGGAACAAAAAATGGGATCCGAGAAGATTATGAAAGAATCAAAGAAGTTGTAAGAGATGGAACCATAATTGTTGATGATGCTAACTCAACTGAACTAGCCCGATTACTGAAAAAATATAGGCCCAATTTGCTCATATCTGGAGCTAAAGAAAAATATATATCTTTGAAGTTAGGTGTTCCTTTCTGTGACTTCAATCATGATAGAATATCTGCATTTGCCGGGTTTAAAGGATTTATAAGCTTTGCTAAAGAAGTTGATGCTTCAGTATCCAGTCCAGTATTTGACCTCACACAAAAAACTCTAAGGGAGGATTAAAATGCGAAACTGTCACGAATCAAATTATGATAAAAAATTTGCTGTGGTAAACCCTGCCAAAATTTGTCAACCTATGGGTGCCATACAAGCACTACTCGGTTTAAAAAAGGCCATGCCCCTCATTCATGGTTCTCAAGGCTGCAGTACATACATGCGGTTTCAACTCACTCGACATTTCAGAGAACCTATTGAAGTAGCTTCAACATCCATGAATGAAAAAACGGTGATTTATGGTGGAGAATTCAATTTAATGAAGGCTCTTAAAAATATAACGGAGAAACAATCCCCAGACATCATTGCTGTAGCTTCCAGTTGTCTTACTGAAACCATTGGTGATGATATGACTGGAATCATTCGAAAATTTGAAGAAGCCAATACTGGGCAGAAATTACCAGAAATTATCTCTATTTCCACCCCCAGTTATGCTGGAACCCATATTGAGGGATATGATAACACAATAAAAGCTCTGGTTGAACATTTAGCCATTCCAGGCCATCCTAATGAAAAATTAAATATTATCACCGGCCATTTAACACCAGCCGAGGTTAAAGAAGTAAAAAATATTTTGCGCGAGTTGAACTCTGAATTCATCATATTAACTGATACATCAGAAAACCTTGATGCGCCATTATCAGAATCTGCCCTCAATTTATATGAGGGTGGAACTTCCCTCGAAGAAATTCAAGATACTTGTAATTCTAAAGGAACAATTGCTTTATCCAAACATGTAGATTCAGCAGGGAAATTTTTAGAAAAGAAATTTGAAGTTCCCTGTATATCTGGACCATTACCCATAGGAGTAGAAAACACAGACCAATTCATAAAATCAGTCTGTGAATTAACAGGAAATGAAATTCCAGACGTTATCGAAAACGATCGCGGTAGATTAATAGATGCCATGGTAGACGCCCACTCATACACCTACCACCGAAAAGTGGCCATTTTTGGAGATCCTGATTTCGTATCTGGAATGTCAAGATTTACAGCAGAAATGGGAATGATACCGACTGTATTATGTACTGGTGCAAAAAGTGAGAGATTTAGAGAAGATATAAAATTAATTTCAAAAGAAAAAGAATTTAAACCAGTGATTTTAGCTGGTGGAGATCTTTATGATATGCATAAAGAAATAAAAGCTATTAAAACCGACCTTCTGATTGGAAACTCATATGGTGCTAGTATGGCCCAGGAAGAAAATATACCACTATTCCGAGTGGGTTTCCCTATATTCGACCGTTTAGGAGCTCAAAGAATATCTGTTTTAGGGTATCGGGGAGGACTTAGCTTTGTCGACAATATAACTAACACCATACTGGATTTCTACTATGACGAAGCAGGATATGAAATCGAAGAAGAACCAATTACTGAATATATTCAAGAAGTATCCCAACCGAATGAAAACGTCTACGAAGAGGAGATTTAAATGAAAATAGCCGTAGCTTCAACCAATGGAAAAATAATAGATCTACATTTTGGAGATGCAGATCAGTTTTTAATTTATAAAATTAATAATGGAAACTATGAATTTGATGAAATAAGAGAAAAAACACCCATACCATTAAATAACCACCAGGAACGGTGGGTGGCATCTATTGACTTGATAAATGATTGTAAAGCAGTCATATGTAGCAAAATAGGGAAAGAACCTACAATAGAACTTAGAAAAATGGGAATTAAACCCGTGCAATTAGATTGTAATGTGAAAGAAGCTGTTAAAGAATGTTCAAAACATTTGTTAAGTTAAATATGTTGGAGGGAAAAATGTCTGAGATATCTACACCCCAATTAATGAAAAATATTATGTCAGATCAAATAATAGTAAATATCCAGTTAGATGAGGATAAATGTCAGGGTTCAAAATGTGGGATTTGCGCCTGCATTTGCCCCACCAATGTTTTTACAGTAGAATCTGACAAAATATGTATAAAATCACCAGATTACTGTAAATTTTGCTTTAAATGTATGGAAATCTGTCCAAATGCAGCATTATCCATAACAAGATAATTAAATATAACTCCCCCTCAATAATTTAATATAATCACTGAGGCGATTTTTTTGAAAACTGTGATAACCACATGCACCAGGGATTGTCCAGGAAGTTGTAGCATACTGGCCCATATTGAAAATGGAAAAATCGTTAAATTACAAGGCAATCCAGATCATGATGTGACTGCTGGGTTTTTATGTAAAAATACAGCCCATTATTTAGAAGACATCTTTTACAATTCCCAAAGAATCCTTCATCCTCTTTTAAAAGAAAATGGAGAATGGAAAAGAATAAGCTGGGATGTTGCACTGGATATAGCTGCTTCTAAAATTTCTGAAGTTATTGAAGAATATGGGAGTTCCGCTATTCTTTATTATCAAGGTTTTGGTGCGCGTACTGCTCTCCAAAGCATTAATAAGCGGTTTTTTAATTTGTTAGGTGGAGTCACAGCCACTTACGGAACAGTATGCGGAGGTATAGGCCATAGCGCCATGGAAATGGATTTTGGAGTAAAAATATCCCATGACCCATTGGATCATTTAAACAGCGATATGGTCATCATATGGGGTAGAAATCCTGCAATAACCGATGTGCACCTCTGGAGAATTTTAAGAAAAGCCAAACGGAATGGAACAAAAATAGTTGTTATCGACCCGGTTGAAACAAAAACTGCGAATTTAGCAGATATCTTTATCCAGCCAGCCCCAGGATCAGATCATTATCTAGCCATGGCTTTAGCTAAAATAATATTAGAACATGGATTTATAGACTCTGATTTTATAGATAGCCATACCACTAATTTTGAGTCTTACAAAGATATTATTGATAATTATTCACTGGAATTTCTTAGCAAGAAATTTGATGTTAGCATAGCTGAATTAAAAGACCTTGCCTTATCTTATGCTCAATGTAAACCCGCTAGTATCATTGCAGGGTGGGGAATTCATCGTTATATCCAAGGTCATCTACCTCTTAGATTCATGGATGCACTTGCAGCCATCACAGGAAATATTGGAATATCCGGTGGTGGAGTAAGTCAGGGCTTTGAAGAATACGAGTATTTTGATTTTTCTCTGGAAAATGTGGATGGTGGAGAAAATAATAATCATCGTCAAATACCCATGCCTACCCTTGGTGAAGCCATTCTAAGTACTGAAGAACCACCTATAAAACTGATATTTTTAGCATCTGCAGATCCAGTGAATCTCAATCCTAACTCTTTAAAAATTAAAAAAGCATTTGAAAGCACAGATTTCGTTATCATGATTGATCATTTCTTAAATGACACTTCTGATGTGGCAGATTTATTTCTCCCTGCTACCACATTTTTAGAGGAAGAAAATCTCATGGGAAGTTATGGTCATAGTTGGGTTTCCCCTATAAATCCAGTAGTACCTCCTCAAGGTGAAGTCAAATCAGAATTTGAAATCTTTCAATTACTTTCCAAAAGATTAGGTTTTGGAAATGAAATGTCTGGGGCTCCTAAAAAATGGCTAAAAAAACTAGCAGCACCTATATTAAATCAAAACATGAATTTCAATGATATTCAAACTTCCCCTCAAAAAATGGTAGCATCTACTGAAATACCATTTGCTGATGGTAAATTTAAAACAAAATCTGGAAAATTTGAATTTATCCGGGAATTTGCAGTTCAAGATGATTTTAAGCGAAAATACCCATTAAAACTCCTTTCAACTATGCATCCCGATTTTATAGGATCTGTGGTTCCGGAATCATATAAAGTTGATGGATTTTTAGAAGTGAAAGTTCATCCAGAAATATTGAAAGATAAAAATATTACAGATGGGGCAAAATCTTTGCTTGAATCCACAGTGGGAAGTATGGTAGTTGAAGTGAAAGCAGATGAAAGTGTCAGAAAGGACTATGTGCTCACATATAAAGGTGGCTGGTTGAAACACAATAAATGTGTGAATGTTTTAACTCATGACCAGATTAGTGAAGTTGGAAATGGAACTCCTTATTATGATACTAGAGTTAGAATAAGGAATTTAGATTAAATTTAAAATATTAGTTAAAAAATAAATTATTTAATTATTTTTTCCCTACCATGACTTCGGTAGACTTAATAATTAAAAACACTTCTTCCCCTTCTTTGAGTCCTAAGTCTTTCACTGATTCTTTTGTAATTACTGCAGTTAACATTTCAGGATTTTCAACTGCAACTTTCACATTAGCCACTACTTTGCCTTCATCCACACTGGCTACTTTTCCTTTTATTATATTTCGGGCACTAATCTTCATTTTATCACTATTATTAATATTGTTCAACAAATCTTAAATATTTTTTAATTCGTTATAAATTAGATGTTTTAGTCATTATTTTCCTCGTTTTTATAAATCTCATACATTTAGGATTGATTTTGAAAAATTATGAAAAACTTTATTAATGAGCTTGACTCGATATGTAAACATACTCATATCGTTATGGTGGTAATATGCCAGTGATTATTGACAATGAAAAATGTGGAAAAATCAAAAACTGTCCTGGTGCAGGACTCTGCATCAAAATATGCGAAAAAGGAGCATTAATCGAAGAAAATGGAGAGCTAGTTTTAATAGATGAAAAATGTGATAACTGCGATTTATGTATCACTAGCTGTCCTAACAAAGCAATAACCAAGGCCTGATAAAATGATAAACATCAAAAGAAATGGTGATCAAAATCGTCAACTGAAACATGATAACAATCAATGCGTAGGCTGCGGAATATGTAGAGATGTATGTCCCACCCATGCAATTAATTTAGGGCCTGTATTACCCATAGCACGTGGATTAATAGAGATGGACAATATTAATATTGATTCCGATAAGTGTGCTTTATGCGGAATATGTGCATCATCTTGTCCATTTGGAGCCTTGGATTTTAAGATTGGAGGTGAAAGTACTTCCAAAATCAAAGAATATCCTTACTGGTCCCATGATACCATAATAAATGAAGAGAATTGTATCTATTGTCAAGCTTGTCAAAATATCTGTCCTCAAGATGCAATCACAGTAAGTCGTGAACTTCCAGAGCGGAAGAAACTGGTAAGTGGAGAAATAGAAATAGATGAAAATGAATGTATCCACTGTGGAATATGTAGCGAACTATGTCCTGCAGAAGCCATCACCCTCCAAACAGGAGATCATAGGAAGGAAAGTATTGAAGTTAACCTAGACAAATGTGTTTATTGTCTGGTATGTAAGAGAGCTTGTCCTGTAGATGCCATAAAAACAGTTTGTAGGCTTTGTTCTTATGGAGATGTAGATCTAAATCCTGAAGATTACCAGACCACTGGAACTACGGTTTTAAATTTCAATAATTGTGTGAGTTGCGGTTGGTGTCAAGAAGTTTGTCCAGTTGATGCCATTAATGTGAGCAAACCATTTGAAGGAGAGATAGTTAAAGAAGAATCTGAAGACTGTAAAGGTGAAACATGCCACGCATGTCAGGATGTCTGCCCCTGTAATGCAATTAAATTAGTTGATGGGAAGATTGAAATAAACCCAAAAGTCTGTGTTCTTTGTGGAGCTTGTACTCAAACATGTCCTCAAAATACAATTCATATCACGCGAAAAAACATGAAATTGGAAAATTTAAAATCTAGATCATGGAAAAAACAGTTGGGAAAAATATTAAATTAACCGGACTTTTTTTCTGAATAATATTCTTTTTTTAACTTACCAATTCATCATTTTTGTACATCGATAATTTTCACCATTTTTAATTACTTATTTTAGCAAATTAATAGAAGTTATGTTTATATAGTCATGTCGATAAATGATTGAAAAGAACTTAGAATGAGGTGAGACTTTGGAAACAAAGAATATAGCGATTATAGGAATTGTGGCTTTAATATTAATAGCTGTTTTAGCTGTGACTAGTGGTGTTTTTAACACTAATTCTTCGACTAGTGGAGAAATAACTGTTTTAGCTGGAGCCGGATTTACAAAAGTAGGAAATGAATTAGTAACAGCATTTAATAAAAAATATCCAGACTCCAAAGTAATTATGAAGTATGGAGGAAGTGGAGAATTATTTGGAACATTACAAACCACCAAAAGTGGAGATGTGTTTATGCCCGCGGACTACAAGTATATGCAGGACGCAATGAACAGTGAATTTATAGAAAATGATACCGTGCAAAATATAACTAAAAACATTCCAGTCATTGCCGTGGCTAAAGGTAACCCAAAAAACATTAATTCATTAGACGATTTAGCAAATTCTGGAATTAAAGTAGGAATTGGTGATGCAAAAGGACCAGCTATTGGTAAAACAACTGCAAAAATCCTCAATGCCAGTAACTTAACCAGCACTGTAGAATCTAATGTAGTAGTTAAAACCACTACCGTAAACCAGTTATTAACCTACCTGATTTCTGGACAAGTGGATGCTGTTATAATTTGGGAAGATATGGCTACTTGGGAAGAAAGTAAAGGTAAAATTGAGATAGTAAATATCTCTGAAAGTCAGAATAAAGTTAGTACAGTACCTATAGCAGTGACCACATTCACTGAGAATAAGGCATTGGCTCAGAAATTTGAAGAATTCGTGGTTTCTCCTGAAGGGCAAGCCATATGGAAAAAATGGGGTTTTGAGCCAATTAGTTAAATGGGCACCCAAAGTTTATTATGTGAAAGAGTGAAATACAAGCTTACTGATTTCAGATACATAACGCTTCAAAATTATTCAGTGATACTATGCGGTCCAAGCTTGAATTGACTTTCATTTCCATTACATTTTTTTTTACATTCCTGTTTTTCATTACTATAGGTAGTTTATTTTTAATACCCACACCCCAAGGTTTTTTTCAAGCATTATTCTCTCCAGAAATGATTTATGCATTGAAACTAACGCTTGTTACTTCAATTATATCCGCATTTTTTGTAATGATATTTGCCATCCCCATGGCTTATACCCTTAGTAGATATGAATTTCCACTTAAAACATTTGTAAAAAGTATTTTAGACTTACCTATTGCATTTCCAGAAATTGTAATAGGCATTGCACTTTTAATGTTATTAGGGAGTAATATGTTAGGGGATTATTTTGAAGCACTAGGCATATCCA includes:
- the modA gene encoding molybdate ABC transporter substrate-binding protein, with translation METKNIAIIGIVALILIAVLAVTSGVFNTNSSTSGEITVLAGAGFTKVGNELVTAFNKKYPDSKVIMKYGGSGELFGTLQTTKSGDVFMPADYKYMQDAMNSEFIENDTVQNITKNIPVIAVAKGNPKNINSLDDLANSGIKVGIGDAKGPAIGKTTAKILNASNLTSTVESNVVVKTTTVNQLLTYLISGQVDAVIIWEDMATWEESKGKIEIVNISESQNKVSTVPIAVTTFTENKALAQKFEEFVVSPEGQAIWKKWGFEPIS
- a CDS encoding TOBE domain-containing protein, with the translated sequence MKISARNIIKGKVASVDEGKVVANVKVAVENPEMLTAVITKESVKDLGLKEGEEVFLIIKSTEVMVGKK
- the fwdF gene encoding tungsten-dependent formylmethanofuran dehydrogenase subunit FwdF, yielding MINIKRNGDQNRQLKHDNNQCVGCGICRDVCPTHAINLGPVLPIARGLIEMDNINIDSDKCALCGICASSCPFGALDFKIGGESTSKIKEYPYWSHDTIINEENCIYCQACQNICPQDAITVSRELPERKKLVSGEIEIDENECIHCGICSELCPAEAITLQTGDHRKESIEVNLDKCVYCLVCKRACPVDAIKTVCRLCSYGDVDLNPEDYQTTGTTVLNFNNCVSCGWCQEVCPVDAINVSKPFEGEIVKEESEDCKGETCHACQDVCPCNAIKLVDGKIEINPKVCVLCGACTQTCPQNTIHITRKNMKLENLKSRSWKKQLGKILN
- a CDS encoding molybdopterin-dependent oxidoreductase; the encoded protein is MITTCTRDCPGSCSILAHIENGKIVKLQGNPDHDVTAGFLCKNTAHYLEDIFYNSQRILHPLLKENGEWKRISWDVALDIAASKISEVIEEYGSSAILYYQGFGARTALQSINKRFFNLLGGVTATYGTVCGGIGHSAMEMDFGVKISHDPLDHLNSDMVIIWGRNPAITDVHLWRILRKAKRNGTKIVVIDPVETKTANLADIFIQPAPGSDHYLAMALAKIILEHGFIDSDFIDSHTTNFESYKDIIDNYSLEFLSKKFDVSIAELKDLALSYAQCKPASIIAGWGIHRYIQGHLPLRFMDALAAITGNIGISGGGVSQGFEEYEYFDFSLENVDGGENNNHRQIPMPTLGEAILSTEEPPIKLIFLASADPVNLNPNSLKIKKAFESTDFVIMIDHFLNDTSDVADLFLPATTFLEEENLMGSYGHSWVSPINPVVPPQGEVKSEFEIFQLLSKRLGFGNEMSGAPKKWLKKLAAPILNQNMNFNDIQTSPQKMVASTEIPFADGKFKTKSGKFEFIREFAVQDDFKRKYPLKLLSTMHPDFIGSVVPESYKVDGFLEVKVHPEILKDKNITDGAKSLLESTVGSMVVEVKADESVRKDYVLTYKGGWLKHNKCVNVLTHDQISEVGNGTPYYDTRVRIRNLD
- a CDS encoding 4Fe-4S binding protein, encoding MPVIIDNEKCGKIKNCPGAGLCIKICEKGALIEENGELVLIDEKCDNCDLCITSCPNKAITKA